The nucleotide window CCAGTGGCATGGATACGGACGCATTGCTTGCCTGAACCGCCGTAATCCACAAATACCTTGTGGCCGGTCCGGGACTCAAAAGTCTGAATCAGACGGTCAATGGGCTGCCTAAGCCCGGCACCTGCAAACAGATGAATCTGTCCTGCAAACGAACATGTCAGGGATGCCATAACAAAAACAATGATAAAACAAATTTGTCCTGTTGATGTAATATAAAGTTTTTTCATGATTTTTCAGTTCCTTTAATCAAACCTGCTTAACTTAAAATGATATCGTGACCTGGGTGAATCCCCAGTGAGCATCCTCAGACGAACCAGTGTTTTCAGCAAATGATCCGGGAACGAAAAATGCATACCCTGCCATCAATTCCAGGTGAGGGTTGACTTTATATTTGCAGATCAGATCAAGTTCCTGTCCAAGATCCGATCCTGATGATCCGGTATTGTCTTTGCGCATTGCCTTGTTGTTGCAGTAATACCAGGCGTCTTTTTTCTCAGCCAGGCTAAACCAGTGGTAATCCAGGCTGACAGAAACTCCCTTGCAGGGTTTGATGCTTATTTCGGCTTGCAGATCCTCCAGGTTTGATCCTGAAAAAAGATTCATTCGTCCATAATACGAGGCAATCCCGCCAAAAACTCCGTCATAGGTTTTTTTGTCACCGTCATTGGGGTCGTCATCTCCTGAACCGATAGTATATCCTGCTGAAAGGCGCGGCTGAAAACGGTGCGGCAACGTATATCCCATCTGGGCATGCATCATATAAGCTGCAATATCGTCCGGTCCATCCTCTCCAAATTGATATGCGGCAGTGGCATTGTAGTCAAGCTGACGCCATTTGCCTTTCCCGTAAAAACCGACTGTATGAACCGTTAGCTCATCTTTTCCATTTGCACTGTCATCATTATTTTTGAGTACATAAAACAAATCAAGGACATGGCCGCTGACGGGCTTTGTTTGAACATACAAACTATAAACATCATAGTCGTAATGATCCCCATCAAATTCATTCCAGTCAAAGAGAATTTTCTGGCCGTAAATAAAATTAAATTTTACCTTTTCTATTGCATAGCTCATGATAACGGCATCCCAAAGATGACGGCCCACATTGCCCCAGCTTCCACCGGCAAAAATTCGACCGTCCCCGTATCCGATTGTTTGCCGCCCGGCCTTGAAGCCCAACGCAGTATTTGCAATTTTTCTCCATTCAATGTATGCCTGCCGCAGATCAAAGTCGTTATAATAAGGACATTGCTGAATATAATCATCCTTGTTAATGTCATCGGAAAACCAAAAACGCGAATCCTGTCCCTGAAGAAAAAAGGACGGGCCATGTGGAATTTCATATTTCAAGTACAATTGTGTCCGGCTCAAAAGAACATTGTCGTCATGACCTGTTCCAAATTTTTTTATGTTATACTCGTCCAGATATTCATATCTAAAACGCTGATTGATCCCCAACTCCATATTTCCCGGTCCTAAAACAGTGCTATACAGGGATGTACTCTGTTCGGCAACGGCAACCGTGCAAGTTATCATTGAGATGATGGCACAACAGGCAATCATGCACGCCGATTTTTTTACAATTTTCATTTATAGATTTTTTTCCTCCTCTGATTTAAGTTTTGCTTTATACTCATGACGTTTACTGACTTATTATGTACGCTGTAACGTATATAATAATATTTCTCATGTCAATGTATTCTTTTAAAGAAATCTATCTTATTAGAAATATTCAACAAACCATTTTAAAACACCCGAATAAAGCCATATATATATGGTAAGAAGCAGGCTATGACCCTGTTGTATTTGAATGCCCCAACTGCTTGCCTGAGAATATCCGATTCAACCCATGGAAATCTGGAACAGATAATCCAATAAGCCCTGAGCTGACATTTGAAAGCAACGTTAATAAAACTGCCGGCAAACCATGGACCAGCCCAATCTGATTGACATATTGCAACACAAGCTGATAAACCGGAAAACATATGAATACAAACATAGAACAAACAGCTATTGGAGAGAACATTGAATTCAGTTGAAATAATCGAACAACTTTCAAATGCCCCGGGCGTTTCCGGGTTTGAAGATGAGGTCATCCATGCGGCAGGAAAATATATGGGACCGGCCTTTTCTCTTGAGGAAGACCGGATAAGGAATCTTTTTATCCATCGCACCGCTTGCGAATGTATAGCTTCCCAAAAAAACCTTCCAAAAGTCATGCTGGATGCCCACTCCGATGAAGTCGGGTTTATGATACAGTCCGTCAACACCAGCGGGACTCTCAAATTTTTGCCCCTGGGCGGCTGGAATCCCCAGAGCATTAGTGCTCATGCCGTTAAAATCCGAAACACCAAAGGCAAATGGATAAAAGGAGTTGTTGCCTCCAAACCCACACATTTCATGACACCTGATGAAATAAAAAAACCCGTAAATATTGCCGGCATGGTCATAGACATAGGAGCCACATCAAAAAAGGAAGTGACGGAAAAGTTTAATATCAGAATCGGCGCACCGGTTGTACCTGATGTGGTGTTTTCTTATGACAGCGAAAACGACCTGATATTCGGCAAAGCCTTTGATGACCGGCTAGGATGCGCAGCCCTTCTGGAAATCATGAAAAGTCATGTTCAAAATGATATGGCAGTTGATGTGGTGGGAGTTTTGTCATCCCAGGAAGAACTTGGCTTGAGGGGAGCAAACATTTCAGTAAAAAAAACAAACCCGGATGTTGCCATTGTGCTTGAAGGCACACCGGCAGACGACACTTTCAACACCAATGATTTTATCCAGGCCGGATTGAGAAAAGGCCCCCAGATCCGCCATATGGACAAGTCCGTGCTGGCAAATCCACGGTTTGTCAAATTTGCCATTGATATTGCCGAAAAAAACAAGATTCCGTTTCAGGAGGCTGTCCGGTCAAGCGGCGGAACCAATGCCGGTGTTATCAATCTTCATGACAGAAGCGTTCCCACCATCACCTTAGGCATCCCGGTACGATACATTCATTCCCACCACGGAATTGCCACCATGACGGATTTCACGAACACGGTCAAATGGTGCAAACAGATCCTGAAAAACTTGAACCGGGATATTATTGAGGGCTTCTAAATTGTTTGGGGTTGCTAAAATACTTAACGCTTAAAGAACAGAAGCGCTTTGTCCTGAAACATTGAAAAGGAAGCCGTATCCGCTAAAGGAAGGCTTCCTTTTTTTTATAAATTTACCATGGGTGTAAGAGGATACCACATGTTCCCAAAACGCCAGGGCTGAACTGTTTTTCAATGTAACTGCAACCTCCCAGTTACCAGGCAATTGTGCAAACACATGTTCGGCAAGTTTACGTCCATACCCTTTTTTCTCATGACCTTTTTTAATGTAGAACTCTGCAACTGCAACTCCTTTGGTATTGAACCGCAAATGTTTATTGATCATGGCAAAACCAATGAGAACGTCTGATTTCTTTAAAAGATAAACATGCCGATCCTCTTTAATCAAATAGAGTTGTAAATTTTTCAGCGCGCCTTTACACCACAAATCATAATTATCAATTTTAAAAAACCGGCTCATATATTTTAAATATTCTCTAAAAATCGGTTTAATTTCGTCAATTGTCTCTATTTGAGCTATTATCATTCTGCTTCCAAATCTTGAATCATAAGGTGACCGTCTTTGTTTTTCCTGGTTTTAAACCAGCCTTTTTTTTCAAACTCTTTTGCAAGGGTGGTCATTTTTTTATAACTGGTATTTCGAATTTTAAATGATTTGTCCAGTTGTCTCATTTTGTTTGCAATGCCGTTTAACAAATGTTTTTCACTTGGTTCAAGACGCACGAGAACTTTCATAAACAATTCTTTGGCAATTTTATCTTTAGCTGTTTCAATATTCTTCTCAGGTATCTGAATATTATTTTTTATTGGTGCGGCATCTTGTTTGACAGAACCTGCTTTGTCCATTTGAGGCAACGTCTTTTTTCTGGGAATCACGATAATGTTATCCGTACAATTGCGAAAAATCGGCCTTTGTTCATCGCCTTCCTGGGTAATCAGCCAGACCTCCTTGCCGTATTTTCTCAAAAGATCCATGATAACCGAAAAATCAGAATCACGGGTGACAAAAACAAAACGGTCAATTGACGGCTTTTCAAGATAAAGTTTTTCAAATGCGTCCAGGCTGATAATCAGATCCGCACGATTTTTCTTGCCGGTCACATGGGGCGCCTCTCTAATTTCAAAATTATAATCTATAAGTTGATCCCTGAGTTTTGTTATAGAATGGGTATGTCCACAGGCAAACTTGACCGCAAAAATATATTCTTCCGGATCTACTTTGCTTTCTTCCAGAATAATATCCTGGATCATGACGTCCAGATCTAAAATTCCCGCCACATTTTCAAGATCAATATAAACTGCAATAAATTTTTTCATTCCCGGCTGTAACCTTTGCTGATTTGGTGTGTTCTGTTTTTATGTATAGCAGCATAACAAATTTCAATAATAACTGCCAAGGGCAGACCTTTTATTTCACCTTGGTTTGCCCACGACAAACAATAAAACTCGCTGTGTAAAGTTTTTTAAGATTTTCATGTCAAAAAATAAAATTGCGGACATGTCCTGTTTTTTCAATCGTGTTATTGACCAAAGCCTCAAGCGATTATATATTATGAGGTTATGAATTTTAATTTTAAAGCATATGATGTCATTGTTATCGGTGCCGGCCATGCCGGATGTGAAGCTGCCCTTGCCTCTGCCCGCATGGGATGCGACACCCTGCTGTTAACCATTGACATGGACAAAATTGCGTCCATGCCCTGCAGCCCTTCAATAGGCGGCATGGCAAAAGGACAGCTGGTTAAGGAAATTGATGCCCTTGGCGGTCAAATGGCAAAAATAACGGATTCTTCCGCCATTCAATACCGGACATTAAATACACGCAAAGGCCCTGCCGTTCATTCAACAAGAACACAAAATGATAAATCCCTGTATTCAAGAAACATGAAGGCAGCCATTGAACAAACAAAAAATCTTGATTTAAAGCAGGCCATGGCCCAGGAAATGGTTCTTGAAAACAACACCGTAACAGGTCTTATTGACCATACCGGTTTTGAATATACCACCCGGGCCATTGTCATTGCAACAGGAACCTTTCTTAAAGGAACGGTTCACATAGGCGCATCAAAAATAGAGGCAGGCAGGGCCGGAGAATTTTCGTCTATCAGCCTTGCACAAAATCTTTCCGACCTTGATTTTAACATGGGAAGAATGAAAACCGGCACTCCGCCAAGGCTTCATGCGGACAGTATTGATTTTTCCCAATTTAATATCCATGCCTCGGATGACACCCCCAAACCGTTCTCTTTTTCAACAACAACCATTTCCAATCCCATGCTGCCAAGCTTCATGGGCAATACAAATCAAAAAACCCATGAAATTATCAGGCAAAACCTGAAATACTCGGCACTTTACGGGGGCCATATCAAAGGAAAGTCTGCCAGGTACTGCCCTTCATTTGAAGATAAAATCGTTAAATTTCCGGACCGGGAATCTCACCACGTTATCCTTGAATACGAAGGCATAAACTCAAAAGAA belongs to Desulfobacula toluolica Tol2 and includes:
- a CDS encoding alginate export family protein — protein: MKIVKKSACMIACCAIISMITCTVAVAEQSTSLYSTVLGPGNMELGINQRFRYEYLDEYNIKKFGTGHDDNVLLSRTQLYLKYEIPHGPSFFLQGQDSRFWFSDDINKDDYIQQCPYYNDFDLRQAYIEWRKIANTALGFKAGRQTIGYGDGRIFAGGSWGNVGRHLWDAVIMSYAIEKVKFNFIYGQKILFDWNEFDGDHYDYDVYSLYVQTKPVSGHVLDLFYVLKNNDDSANGKDELTVHTVGFYGKGKWRQLDYNATAAYQFGEDGPDDIAAYMMHAQMGYTLPHRFQPRLSAGYTIGSGDDDPNDGDKKTYDGVFGGIASYYGRMNLFSGSNLEDLQAEISIKPCKGVSVSLDYHWFSLAEKKDAWYYCNNKAMRKDNTGSSGSDLGQELDLICKYKVNPHLELMAGYAFFVPGSFAENTGSSEDAHWGFTQVTISF
- a CDS encoding NYN domain-containing protein; the protein is MKKFIAVYIDLENVAGILDLDVMIQDIILEESKVDPEEYIFAVKFACGHTHSITKLRDQLIDYNFEIREAPHVTGKKNRADLIISLDAFEKLYLEKPSIDRFVFVTRDSDFSVIMDLLRKYGKEVWLITQEGDEQRPIFRNCTDNIIVIPRKKTLPQMDKAGSVKQDAAPIKNNIQIPEKNIETAKDKIAKELFMKVLVRLEPSEKHLLNGIANKMRQLDKSFKIRNTSYKKMTTLAKEFEKKGWFKTRKNKDGHLMIQDLEAE
- a CDS encoding GNAT family N-acetyltransferase, coding for MIIAQIETIDEIKPIFREYLKYMSRFFKIDNYDLWCKGALKNLQLYLIKEDRHVYLLKKSDVLIGFAMINKHLRFNTKGVAVAEFYIKKGHEKKGYGRKLAEHVFAQLPGNWEVAVTLKNSSALAFWEHVVSSYTHGKFIKKRKPSFSGYGFLFNVSGQSASVL
- a CDS encoding M42 family metallopeptidase; protein product: MNSVEIIEQLSNAPGVSGFEDEVIHAAGKYMGPAFSLEEDRIRNLFIHRTACECIASQKNLPKVMLDAHSDEVGFMIQSVNTSGTLKFLPLGGWNPQSISAHAVKIRNTKGKWIKGVVASKPTHFMTPDEIKKPVNIAGMVIDIGATSKKEVTEKFNIRIGAPVVPDVVFSYDSENDLIFGKAFDDRLGCAALLEIMKSHVQNDMAVDVVGVLSSQEELGLRGANISVKKTNPDVAIVLEGTPADDTFNTNDFIQAGLRKGPQIRHMDKSVLANPRFVKFAIDIAEKNKIPFQEAVRSSGGTNAGVINLHDRSVPTITLGIPVRYIHSHHGIATMTDFTNTVKWCKQILKNLNRDIIEGF